In Nicotiana tabacum cultivar K326 chromosome 2, ASM71507v2, whole genome shotgun sequence, the following proteins share a genomic window:
- the LOC107817552 gene encoding protein NRT1/ PTR FAMILY 8.1-like produces MAEEDIYTKDGTVDYRNKPANKKKTGTWKACPYILGNECSERLAYYGMSTNLVLYFKNQLNQHNTTASKNQSNWSGTCYVMPLLGAFLADSYLGRYWTIAIFSIIYVCGMTLLTISASVPGLKPTCYEKDKCHATDGQTSVFFIALYLVALGTGGIKPCVSSYGADQFDDADPIERNHKNSFFNWFYFSINVGALVASSLIVWIQQDIGWGWGFGVPAVAMALAVVSFFSGTRLYRYQKPGGSPLTRICQVVVASFRKYRLALPAEKSLLHETADEAESAIKGSRKLAHTNELSFFDKAAVKLESDENRGSINNWRLCTVTQVEELKSVIKLLPIWATGIIFSTVYNQMSNMFVLQATYMDTHLGKFRIPEASLSVFDTMAVILWVPIYDRLLIPFVRKFTGHKNGLTQLQRMGTGLVISVFAMVSAAIVEVVRLGIVRRHNYYNTTNVPMSVFWQIPQYMIVGCAEVFTFIGQLEFFYDQAPDSMRSLCAALSLTTTALGSYVSSFLVTIVTDISTRNGKPGWIADNQNRGKLHYFFLLLAILSVLNFFAFLAVAKRYKYKKAINKDSVAMVPVDDK; encoded by the exons ATGGCAGAAGAAGATATCTATACCAAGGATGGAACTGTGGATTATCGGAATAAGCCTGCAAATAAGAAGAAAACAGGAACTTGGAAGGCTTGCCCTTACATACTTG GGAATGAATGCTCTGAAAGATTGGCATATTATGGGATGAGTACCAATCTTGTCCTTTATTTTAAGAATCAACTCAATCAGCATAACACAACTGCTTCAAAAAATCAATCAAATTGGTCAGGGACATGCTATGTCATGCCTTTGCTCGGAGCATTTCTTGCTGATTCTTATCTTGGAAGATACTGGACTATTGCCATATTCTCTATTATCTATGTTTGT GGGATGACATTGTTGACAATTTCGGCATCAGTGCCAGGGCTTAAGCCAACTTGCTATGAAAAAGATAAATGTCATGCGACCGACGGTCAAACTTCTGTATTCTTTATTGCACTCTACTTAGTAGCACTGGGAACTGGAGGGATCAAGCCATGTGTCTCATCCTATGGAGCAGACCAGTTCGATGATGCTGATCCTATTGAGAGAAACCACAAGAATTCCTTCTTTAATTGGTTCTACTTCTCCATCAATGTTGGGGCTCTCGTTGCTTCTTCATTGATAGTCTGGATACAACAAGACATTGGCTGGGGATGGGGGTTTGGTGTTCCTGCTGTGGCCATGGCACTTGCTgttgtatctttcttttcagGCACCCGGCTATATCGATACCAAAAGCCTGGAGGCAGCCCTTTGACGCGTATATGCCAGGTTGTTGTGGCTTCTTTTAGAAAATACCGACTTGCATTGCCTGCTGAAAAATCTCTGCTACATGAGACTGCAGACGAAGCTGAATCTGCCATCAAAGGGAGTCGCAAACTTGCTCATACAAATGAGTTGAG TTTTTTCGACAAAGCTGCTGTGAAGCTAGAGTCAGATGAGAATAGAGGTTCAATAAACAATTGGAGGCTTTGCACAGTAACGCAAGTTGAGGAGCTCAAGTCTGTTATCAAGTTGCTACCTATTTGGGCTACTGGAATTATCTTCAGCACAGTGTATAACCAAATGAGTAATATGTTTGTGCTGCAAGCTACATACATGGATACACATTTAGGAAAATTTAGAATTCCTGAGGCTTCACTTTCTGTTTTTGACACCATGGCTGTGATTCTCTGGGTTCCTATCTATGATAGACTGCTTATCCCGTTTGTTCGAAAGTTTACAGGTCACAAAAATGGCTTGACTCAACTTCAACGGATGGGGACTGGGCTCGTCATATCAGTCTTTGCAATGGTATCTGCAGCCATTGTAGAGGTAGTTAGGCTGGGCATAGTAAGAAGGCACAATTACTATAACACCACCAATGTGCCAATGTcagtattttggcaaattccccaaTATATGATAGTTGGTTGTGCTGAAGTTTTCACATTTATCGGTCAGTTGGAGTTTTTCTATGATCAAGCACCTGATTCAATGAGGAGCTTGTGCGCTGCCCTCTCTCTCACGACCACTGCACTTGGAAGTTATGTGAGCTCGTTCTTAGTAACCATTGTCACAGATATTAGCACAAGGAATGGAAAGCCAGGATGGATAGCGGACAATCAAAATCGCGGCAAGCTGCATTACTTCTTCTTGTTGTTGGCCATTTTAAGTGTCTTAAACTTCTTTGCTTTTCTTGCGGTTGCAAAAAGGTACAAGTATAAGAAGGCTATCAACAAAGACTCTGTTGCAATGGTGCCTGTTGATGATAAGTAA